The Niabella beijingensis genomic interval CTTCATTAATTCCCGATACGATCAGCAGCAAAACCGTATTCACAGACACCATCCCGGCTAACCGGCAGGAGCAATTGAAACCCATACGGGAAAATTTCCGCAGGATCAATGCCATCACCACCTGGACTGCTGTTGTTAAAAGAGATCTTTGGGAAAGCACCGAAGGCGGTGTAGCCGCATTTTATTATCTGAACGGAACTCTGGAAAAGATCATTGTCCGCCACTTTGGAGAAATGTATCAGCAGCTAACACAATATTATCTGCTAAATGCACAACTTTCATTCGTGCTGGAGCGTACTTACCACTATAACAGACCCATGTATTACGATTCAACAGCTATGAAAGAAAATGGTGATACGGAAGCTTTTGACCTGAAAAAGGCAACCATAACAGAAACCCGTGGCTATTTTAAAAACAGCCGGCTGGTCCGGCTGCGTAGTAATGCAGCAACCGCTCCGGTGGCTTTAACCGAGCAGAAACGATTATTGACCAGCTTTGAAAAACTACTCAAACTTGCCGTTTCACAGTGATATCTTCCCTAACTTTACCCTGCGGATCAAACACTTATACAAAGTTTTTTAAATAAGGTATAATAATTGCTGGTAGAACTGCACATTATTCTTATCCAAAATAAACCCTCTATTCATGAATAAACTCCGTTTTTTATTGGTTGCGCTGGTTATTTTCAGTGGATCTTCCGCCGTTCAGGCGCAATGGAAAGGTTTTAGCATTGGCCCGTACGGGGAATACGCCATCACCCAGGGAGAGTTTGGCGATAATTTTAACTGGGGCGTGGGTGTAGGCGGTACGGCCGACATCAAACTGATCAAAAAACTGGCCCTTACCGGGTCCGTCGGCTATATGTATTTCCGCGGAAGCGACCGCCGGGACGAAGCCGGCAACCCTTACCGGGTATACGATCTTAAGGCCGTGCCTGTAAGGGTGGGCCTGAAATACCGCCTGATTCCCCTGCTATACGTAAAACTGGAAGGGGGTGCGGCTAATTACGCCGGTAAACATTACGACGGCTCTGCCTTTATCCTGTCGCCGGGTGTAGGGCTCCGGGTGCTGGGCTTTGATTTCCAGGCCAAATACGAGGCATGGATGAAGGATGGCACCAAAAGTTTTATCGGCTTCAGGGCCGGATGGAATTTCTGATCAATTGGGCAGTTGACAACTGCCCAATTTGCTCTTTTGACGGCAGACCGCGCCCTTTCCCGGGATGAGCGGTTATAAACCAGGCATCCGATATTAATTTTTAAAAAATGATAGCTACTGTTGATCAGACGAGTTTGCAGCATTTAAAAAATTCATTAGATTTGATGCTATATTTTTGAAAAATGCCCCGTACAGTAAATATAATCGTTACCAGCCAGACAACCGGCGATACCTACCTGGGACGGTCGTATCCCGACAGTGACTTCGACAATAACGGGAAGACCGAGATCTATAAGATCCCTGTTTATTATGTGGATATTGAAAGTACAGACAGCACAGGTAAAAAAGTGACCCGAAGATGGAAAGCCCTGCGTTTTATGCCCTACTGGAACGACCCCAAGGACCCAAGTACACATTACAAACAAAAAGGGTGGGTCAACTCCGGTAAACATAAGGTAGCCCGCAAAAAGGTTACCTATTACAACCCCAATTACAAGGTACAGAATACGCCTTCTCCTTATGACGGAGGCATCCAGATAGATGGTTCCTTCCTGGTGCATGCAGGTCCGAGTTCCCTGACTGAATCCGGCTGGGGTGCCGCAGGCTGCGTCGAGATCATTGGCGGATTCGACAAGTTCAAATCCGATATTCAAACACTTTCGGGCAGTACTGCAAAAAATTCTGATGAGGCCATACAGGGTCTTGTTAAAGCGGGTCAGTTATATGTTCAGGTCGATTATGCTGCCCCTCCGGATATTAAATCAGCATTTTATGGCGAATTTTAGGAATTCTACATTAACCCTGCTGGCGCTTGTAGCCATTACCCGGCTCTATGCCTGCGCCGATAAAACAGCGGAAAATAAAAAGTACCCGGCACCCGTGGCAACCCAGGAAGATACCACGCGCATTCACCTTGAAAAGGTGCAGCAATACAACGCGGTTACTTTTAAGAACAACGCAATAACCAACTGCGCCACTACTGAAAAAAATTGCCAATCAGATATCGACTTTATCACTTCCTCTCTGCAGCTGGTCGATCCCGCCTATAAAGGGAAACAACTGGAAACAACCATTTATGAGGGCACAGCCCTGCTCAATAATGCGGGTCGTGATTCTTTAAAGACTATGTATTACCTCATCAAAACGGAGAATACAGCGGCGTTGCAGCAGCTAATTACCCGTATGGATACTGCCGGAGAAGGATATGTGCGGAAACTGGCAAAAACAGAGGCGCCCATCGCCTGCTATTTTACCACCACTCCCAATGAAGTATTGCTGATCACACATATCGGTATTCCGGAACTTCAGAAACTGAAAAACAAACCGCTGATAGCAGCAGTTAAGGAGCAAATTAATGGTAGGTAGTTTTTTGACACTAAGGCGCTAAGTCACTAAGAAACACCAAGGCTTTTATCTTCCCTCTTTGTGCCTCTTTAAAGTTTTTTGAAAAGTTGCTCACAGATTTCGCGGATCCACGCAGAAGATCATTCGCTAATAATATATCTGTGCCTGTCTGTGTAGTCTGTGAGAAAAAAATCCTTACGATAACTGTATGAAATCTTTGTGCCTCTTTGAGCCCTGGAGTCTTCGTGGTTTTCATTGCCACTAAGGCGCTAAGACACTAAGAAACACCAAGGTTTTTATCCCTCCGGGTCTTTGAGGCATTCCTTTATTTATCCAGACTAAACAAGCTATCCACAAACTCGTGCTTATCAAACACCAGCAGGTCTTCCATTTTTTCGCCCACGCCGATGAATTTCACTGGTATTTTAAACTGATCGGCGATCGCCAGTACCACTCCACCTTTCGCCGTACCATCCAGCTTGGTAATGGCCAGGGCTGTTACATCCGTAGCTGCGGTAAAATGCTTGGCCTGTTCCAGCGCATTCTGTCCGGTAGAGCCATCCAGTACCAGCAGCACTTCCTGCGGAGCTGAAGGTATAAATTTCTGGATCACCCGTTTGATCTTGTTCAGCTCATCCATCAGGTGCGCCTTATTATGCAAACGGCCGGCGGTATCAATGATCACCACATCACTGCCCCGGCTCACCGCGCTTTGCGCGGTATCAAAAGCCACAGCCGCAGGATCGCTGCCCATTCCCTGCTTTACGATCGGCACACCCACACGCTCGCTCCATATGGTAAGCTGGTCCACCGCCGCCGCACGGAAGGTATCCGCAGCACCCAGCAATACGTTCTTGCCGGCCTTTTTAAAATTATAAGCAAGCTTGCCAATGGTCGTCGTTTTTCCCACACCATTCACGCCCACTACCAGAATGATATACGGTTTGGCTGGCAGTTCACTGTCGAAGGTATAGCTGGCTCCGGAAGGTGCTTCCACCAGTACGCCTTCAATTTCTTCCTGGAGGATCCGGTTCAGTTCACCGGCGCCCATGTACTTGTCCTTTGCCACCCGCTGTTCAATGCGCTCTATAATGCGCACGGTGGTTTCGATGCCTACATCGGCACTAACCAATGCTTCTTCCAGGTTGTCCAGTACTTCTTCATCAACCGTGCTTTTCCCTGCAATGGCCTTACCTATTTTTGAAAGAAAGCCTTCCTTGGTCTTTTGCAAACCCTGATCCAGCGACTCCTTTTCCTTCTTCCCAAATAATTTTCCAAAAAAACTCATTCTGTTTGTTTGAGGTTTAAGGTTCAAAGTTTGAAGTTACGGCCAAAAGCAGAGACGTCAAACATCAAATCCAAACATTAAAAAAACAAAAGCCATCCGTTTAAAAAACGAACAGCTTTTAATATTGTAATGAAAGCAGGAACTTATTTCTGAGCCAGGAAATCTTTAACTTTCTCCTTGTGCACGATCTGCTCCTTAAAGGTATAGGCACCTGTTTTGGGGCTGCGGATCGCACGGATCACCTTTGTCCAGTTTTTAGACTCTGCTGCTGCTTTAGCATCTTTAACCTTCGCGTTCTTTGAAGCTGCTTTTGCCATTTTATATTAATTTGAAAATGTGATAGTTTGAAGATTTGAAAATAAATGCACCTCATTTTCAAATTGGTACACTTTCAAATTTTCAACTTTATTTAATTTCTTTGTGAACTGTTACTTTCTTCAGGATCGGATTGAATTTCTTCAATTCCAAACGCTCAGGGTTGTTCTTTTTATTTTTTACAGTAATGTAACGGCTGGTGCCGGGCTGACCGCTGGTCTTGTGCTCTGTGCATTCCAGAATTACCTGTACCCTGTTTCCTTTTGCTTTCTTCGCCATTGTATAATGCTTTAAACTGCTTTAGTTATATTTTTTCGCCTTTAGCACGC includes:
- a CDS encoding outer membrane beta-barrel protein, which produces MNKLRFLLVALVIFSGSSAVQAQWKGFSIGPYGEYAITQGEFGDNFNWGVGVGGTADIKLIKKLALTGSVGYMYFRGSDRRDEAGNPYRVYDLKAVPVRVGLKYRLIPLLYVKLEGGAANYAGKHYDGSAFILSPGVGLRVLGFDFQAKYEAWMKDGTKSFIGFRAGWNF
- the ftsY gene encoding signal recognition particle-docking protein FtsY; translated protein: MSFFGKLFGKKEKESLDQGLQKTKEGFLSKIGKAIAGKSTVDEEVLDNLEEALVSADVGIETTVRIIERIEQRVAKDKYMGAGELNRILQEEIEGVLVEAPSGASYTFDSELPAKPYIILVVGVNGVGKTTTIGKLAYNFKKAGKNVLLGAADTFRAAAVDQLTIWSERVGVPIVKQGMGSDPAAVAFDTAQSAVSRGSDVVIIDTAGRLHNKAHLMDELNKIKRVIQKFIPSAPQEVLLVLDGSTGQNALEQAKHFTAATDVTALAITKLDGTAKGGVVLAIADQFKIPVKFIGVGEKMEDLLVFDKHEFVDSLFSLDK
- a CDS encoding DUF4295 domain-containing protein, with the protein product MAKAASKNAKVKDAKAAAESKNWTKVIRAIRSPKTGAYTFKEQIVHKEKVKDFLAQK
- the rpmG gene encoding 50S ribosomal protein L33, which produces MAKKAKGNRVQVILECTEHKTSGQPGTSRYITVKNKKNNPERLELKKFNPILKKVTVHKEIK